Sequence from the Paenibacillus tundrae genome:
CAAATAGAATGGTGGATGAGGTTTCTGTACTGTCTCCGGCATGCCTACTGGGCCTTTGAAGCTATAGTGTTGACCTTTAAACTCTGGATATGGATCATTGGACGCATCCGCATTCGATTGTGCACCACTGCCTGCGAATTCAGTCAGATTGAGTCCTGCGGACTGGGTCCACGAACGTTTCATGACTTCCATATACTCGCTCGCACGTACATACCGCTCATCATGTGCATGTGCCAGCGGATCACCCAGCTCTTCTAGGTCTCGGATTGAGCTACCTGTAACGACATTCATCATCGCGCGGCCTCCCGAGAGCTGATCCAGAGCCGCACCCATACGTGCAGCAAGAACCGGTGTAACCAGACCAGGGCGAATAGCGACAAGGGGACGCAATGTCTTGGTATGACTCATCACAGCTGAGCCGACCACCCACGCATCCAGACAGGCTCCCCCTGTCGGAATAAGTACGAATTCGAACCCTGCCGTCTCCGCCGTCTGTGCTACCTGCACCAGATAATCCAGACTCGGTGCTCGTTCTGGTTCAACTCCTACATACTTACCATCCCCTGCTGTTGGCAAAAACCATCCAAACTTCATCTCTTCCTGTTCGCTCACCAAAGTCATTCCCTTCTATGAATAAATTGCTCTAAAAATGTTCCACTTAAGCACTTCGGTGACAGAAAACCTTTCGAGCCCTCTTGTCCCCAGGTTTTTTCCATTCCCTTTTAAGGGGAAACCCGGTGACAAAGGCGCACGCTTCGCTTCTTCAGGTCTTTTCTGTCTCCTACGTTGTCGTGTCATTCTTTAAATTAAATTTATTAGGTGTACACAAACTCCAAATACCAATTAATTAACTTGGTTTAATAGGTATGGACATCATATCAATTGATTTGTCTGTGATCAATGTCATTTCGCGGCAATTTTATTTTGTCATTTTGTGGTCTTTTCTCAGAATTAGGTCACGTACATCTTGAATATGTATAAAACCCACCTGTATAATAGGTTATAAATGAACCTTTGCGATCGTATCTACAATACTTATATATTAAAGAGGTGTTCCCGATGATCGAGAGCATGAAGGAGGACCACCACGAGTTTTTGGATATTATTTTCTTCACTCCATCTGAATTCGAGAAAGCCGGTGGCGCCTGGCCGATTCGTATCGGCCGCAATCTAGCCAAGAACAACTATCATATTGGCCCTCGCACCACACCTTATCATTATTTGCTGTTTGTGTTAGAGGGGGAAGGTACGTTCATTCAGAATGGGCAACATCATGCCTTGCGAGCACGAGATGCGTTCTGTCTATTTCCGCATGTCACTCATGAGTACTGGACCACCCCTGAGAACACATTGCAGAAAATATTTATTGCCTTTGACGGCTCACATGCGGCAGAACTGCTCTCCCGGATTGGTCTGACTCCAGACTCGCCTTATCGTTCAGGTGTGTTAACGCCAGAGACAGCAAGTGCAATGCGTGCATTTATGGAGGATGTTCGCAAACCGCAGGATGGAGCAAGTGATCTGGGAAGACTTACTCGGTTTCTAAGCCTCTTCGACCGAATCGCCCGTTCTCCGGCAATCAAGGGACTGCAGCCAGACTCGGCTACTCCCTGGCTCCAGAAAGGCAAAGAGTATATGGATATCCATTTTGCTGGCGGCATTACAGTGGAAGGCGTATCTGCTCATGCGGGCGTGGATCGAACCCACTTTGCCAAACAGTTCCGCAGAGCGTACGGTCTCTCTCCCGTCCAGTATATTCAGCAATTGAAAATGGATCAGGCTAAGCGCTTACTAGTACAGACCTCGCTAAGCTTAACTGAAGTGGCTCATTCCGTCGGTTACCCCGACTTGTTCTCCTTCTCCAAAGCATTCAAAAAACACGTTGGTCTGCCCCCCAATCGTTATCGGACAACGGAGAGCAGCAGAGAATAGACCGGAGCACATTCCACCTTACGTTTTAAGCCGCTTATGTTATGATGCCGATCTCTTGAGCTAAGCCGACTCAACGGATAGGGATGAACTCTTGACCATCTATTCGATTATCTTTTACCATTCATAACAACAAGAAAGGCAAGTCCTCTTCATATCAGGACTTGCCTTTCTTGTTCACTTCATTTGTTCAT
This genomic interval carries:
- a CDS encoding LLM class flavin-dependent oxidoreductase, with the translated sequence MKFGWFLPTAGDGKYVGVEPERAPSLDYLVQVAQTAETAGFEFVLIPTGGACLDAWVVGSAVMSHTKTLRPLVAIRPGLVTPVLAARMGAALDQLSGGRAMMNVVTGSSIRDLEELGDPLAHAHDERYVRASEYMEVMKRSWTQSAGLNLTEFAGSGAQSNADASNDPYPEFKGQHYSFKGPVGMPETVQKPHPPFYLGGSSPIAKRVAVEHADTFLMWGEPHDWIQEQIEEIEVIREQVKAETGQDRQMRYGMRAQVLIRDTEEEAWAAAWEIISKVPPEAIEKAKAAFAETDATNQRRQNELRELSEKQQFVVGPNLWTGLSVVRSGGAILIVGTAEQVAERLMEYGDLGVTTFILSGYPHLEEAEIFGRTVMPIIRDQWKTRQKQHSVTTN
- a CDS encoding helix-turn-helix transcriptional regulator produces the protein MIESMKEDHHEFLDIIFFTPSEFEKAGGAWPIRIGRNLAKNNYHIGPRTTPYHYLLFVLEGEGTFIQNGQHHALRARDAFCLFPHVTHEYWTTPENTLQKIFIAFDGSHAAELLSRIGLTPDSPYRSGVLTPETASAMRAFMEDVRKPQDGASDLGRLTRFLSLFDRIARSPAIKGLQPDSATPWLQKGKEYMDIHFAGGITVEGVSAHAGVDRTHFAKQFRRAYGLSPVQYIQQLKMDQAKRLLVQTSLSLTEVAHSVGYPDLFSFSKAFKKHVGLPPNRYRTTESSRE